The sequence tttatttctatcttgtgtgtgtgttacatgttTTTGACTTGCAGTTATTAGGAGGACCATATATAACATCTGTTCATAAAGCAGTTTATGTTGATTTGAGGATCACcaaagtttgaacacattctttaaacattacatttttactcctttatttacatttaatataagtGTGATATATTACAACTCCTTGTTGTGCGTATCCTTTGAGTAATAACTGAAGATATGattgagttttttcttttagtcttccCTCTCACTTTATATGTGATTAACCATTAGGCATTTAgtatatgtttgtttttccttttaccagtacaatatttttccttttataattttgttaattttagttatggccttttcttcttaaaaaggtccctttaacatttcttgtgatGCCAATTTAGTGATGATAaactttaacttttgtttgtctggggaaatgctattatttatttcttaaagatagtttttctgggtagagtattcttggttgtaagttttgttgctgttgtttttcatttgtttgtttgtttgtttttctttctgcatatTGGACACATCATGTCCTactttctggcctgcaaagttacTCCTGCTGAGAAATCAGGTGATAGCATTATGGAGTTCCACTTTTATATgactagttgttttttttttttcttgctgcttttaagatttgctctacttttattttttgacattttaattatgtgtcagTTTGGACCTCCTTCCGTTCATCTTGTTTCAGTATTTTTGTGCTTCCTGGACTgagatgtctgtttctttctccaggtTAGAGATGTTTTCAggtattgttatttctttaaattttttaaataatactttcttattatgttatgctagtcaccatacagtacatccctagtttttgatgtaaagttccatgattcattacttgcatataacaccgagtgcaccatgcaatacgtgccctccttaattcccatcaccagcctatcctaatcccccaccccctcccctctgaagccctcagtttgtctccaagagaccatagtctctcatggttcattcccccttctgtttaccccccctttcttcttccctttcttctcctactgatcttcctacttcttatgttccataaatgagtgaaaccatatgataattgtctttctctgcttgacttatttcacttagcattatctcctccagtcccatccatgttacagtaaatgttgagaaatcattctttttgatggctgagtaatattccattctatatatggaccacatcttcttaatccagtcatctgttgaagggcatctcggaagccctcagtttgtctccaagagaccatagtctctcatggttcattcccccttctgtttaccccccctttcttcttccctttcttctcctactgatcttcctacttcttatgttccataatagggtagctcaatttttaactttttaagggacctccacactgttttccaaagtggctgtaccaccttgcattcccaccaacaatgtaagaggtatcccctttctccacatcctctccaacatttgttgtttcctgccttgtcaattaattttttttctaactctttcttcctgtcttcactttctgggacccctataatatGAATGTCAGTACAGTTGATGTTTTCCCAacattcttttaactttttttattttttaatttttttaactttttctcttcagtttacATGATTTCCACTACTCTGTCATTCATATTACTGATCTGTTCTGCATGATCTAATTTGCTCTTGTTTTCCtctactgtaatttttattttagttattatattattaagctctgattggttcttttttatcccTTTGTTGAAGATCTAACTGAGCTCATCTACTTTTCTCTGGAATCTGGttagtatctttatgaccattactttcaGCTCTTTATCCAATGGATtgcttatctctatttcatttcgTTCTTTTTATGAGGTTTcaccttttattttcccatttggaACCTATCTCCTGTCTCATTTtatctgattttctgtttgtttatatttattaggTAGGTCATCTTATTATCTTAGTTTTGAAATTGTGGCCTATTGTAGTGGGCATCCCATTGAGTTCCATAGCACTATCCCAGTGGGCACCAAAAGCAGGCATTCCAAAGGTATCTTCTTGATGAACTGTGTGTACCTTTCTGTTGTGGATGGACCATGCCTACTTTGGGTGCACAGGTGGGAGGGTTGGCTCCCAGTGCAGCTGGATGCACTGACTAACTATGTCTACTGTGGGTGCACCCATTAGCAGGATTGGCTCCTGGCATGGCTTGCTGAGAGGCTTAGCTGCATGTTTTGTAGGGTTGTTGGTAAGTGAGGTTAGCGCCAGTGCAGCTGCCTGAGAAGCCTGGCAGCAACAGTTGCaagtgtgtgggtgggtgggccTGGCTCCATTCCTATGGCAGGGTTTGCTTTGGAGGATTGCCTTTCCAAGCTGAAGCTGTGTACTTTGTGTGGTCAGTTGAGGCTTGCTTCGGATCAGCACTACTTGGTGAGACGATTGAGCGGGGTGAGTCCACAAGGGAGTGCTGAGGCAGGGAGGTGGTGCTAGCAAGGTAAATGGAGTGTTAAAGCTGGCTCCTGCCAGTGTCAAGCCAAGATGTAGGAGGGCAAGAAAAATGACATCTGCCAACATTTCCATCCCCAGAGAGATTTGTTACAGATTCCTGCTCCTCTGGCAGATGCCCTAAAATTAGTCAAAAAATCTCCTTGCATAACCAGACTGCTGTGTCTGTGCTGGGCTTCTGAGTGACCGATATAGTGTGATTGGCACTGTAGAGAGGAGTCAGTTTCCTATAGCCCACCATCTCTCCTGGAGTTAAACCTTGCTGATTTTCAAAGCTACACAAGTTAAGCTCCACCAATTTTCAAAGCCATATTTTGTGGAGCTTCTCTTCCTGTTTGCAAATATCCAGGTTATAGTGTACCTCATGATCTCCAAGCTCCTCAGGAAGGACTTTTCTGCATTGCAATTTTTGTTGCAGTCAAAAAATTTCCTCTAGTAGGATGACTATAAGTAGATTGACTATAGGATTTAACTATTTGCTTATCCCACTCAAATAACACATTACTGCAATGGCATTTGCCTAATGTCTGATGTCATCTCATGTATTTTGTGCTGTTTATTTATTGTTCATAGTGCAAGGTTGTCATTATTCATTATTCCAAAATTGTCATAAGTGGAAGACAGTCTTTtacatttggcaaaaaaaaaaattattaaattttagatGCCATCTTTATTGGAATGGGAGTATTTTTAGGAACAAAAACTGGtatgttagttaaaaaaaagtgctgaatGGAAAGTAttcctggggaaggaagaagtaaaggatTCTTCCTGGTTTAAGGATGGGTAATGTACTTTACACTTCCAATAGATAGACACCTAAGCTTAAATAGCTTTGCATTGGTGACTCTAATGATGAAAATGTCTCCagtattaattttaatatgagAAGGATTTACTTTGCTCTTCTGGATAATGAAGAGAGTTGAGCCTTATCATTTAAGATGAAAACCTTCTTTTGTTAGTATCCCAGCTTTGCTGCATCATAATTTACAACCTTGAGTAAATTACTAAACTTCTCTTAGATTCCTTTATTTATAGAACAAAATAGGCAGATATTAGCAACTATTTCATAACATGTTTGTGAGGACAACTTACATTTGTTCATACATAGCTTTTTGAAAATTCCCTCGTACATAAAATAAAGCCAATGAATGTTACTTCTTTTTAATGCCAGTTTAAACAGAGCTAGTATCTCTctttatttcaaatcatttttattaagtgTAAACATCTGTGCTAAACTTTTTATCTAttcataaatgtgtatgtatcatcaatatatattgatatatatattgaCAGATACTATCAATAGATCTATTTATAGATATTATCAATAGATATActgatagatacatatatatagatcaatatatatatattgatagatacattatatacattatatatttataatatatatatatatatatataacaaaggGTTGCCAGATTGGTGCTTTGTACCTTATAACATCTAAGCTAAAaataacttctctctctctctctcttttttttttttatttgcttccatgTGAATCAGATGGTGAATCAGAGCACAATAGCACAATTTATTCTGAAGGGTTTCTCAGACATCCCCATTGTGAATGCTGTATGCACAGGTATTTTCCTGATTATCTATACCTTTGGGATTCTGGGGAATATCTCTGTCATCACAGTGATTATCAAAGATGGTCACCTTCATAcacccatgtatttcttcctaaAGAATTTGTCCTTCCTGGATGTATGCTATGTATCAGTCACCATGCCTAAGGCCATTGTCAATACCATCTTGGGTTCAGAGGAGATTTCCTTCCTAGAGTGTGTTGTCCAGCTCTATTTATTTTTCACCCTGGCAGGCACTGAGTGCTTCTTGCTTACAGCCATGGCCTATGACCGTTGTATGGCCATCTACAGGCCCCTTCTTTATGAAATCACAACGAACAGAAAACTCTGCTGGGAGCTGGTTTCCACTTCCTGGATTTGTGGGGCTTTCTATGCAATCTTCCATGCTATCaacaccttctctctccctttctgtggtCCTAATGTTATAGATCACTTTTTCTGTGATATTCCTACTGTCATGAGGCTCTCCTGTGTTGACTATCATGCAAATGAAGAATGGAGTTTTATCTACAGCAGCTGCATTATCTTGGGAGCTTTTGTTCTTACAATAATCTCTTACATATGCATCATTTCCACCATTATCAAGATTCAGCATGTGCAGGGCCGCTGGAAAGCTTTCTCCACTTGTTCTTGTCATCTGACcactattttcctattttatggaACTGGAAGTTCTATGTATCTGAGACCCACCTCTGACTATTCTCCTATCCAAGGGCGCCTGGCTGCTATGTTTTATTCCGTCATCACACCTACCTTGAATCCTGTCATTTATTGTCTGaggaacaaagaaattaaagtatCTCTCAAGAAAGTGTTTATcaagtacagagaaaaaaatgaaaagagattatCTTAAAGTATATTCCTCCAGAGTGTGTAAATCAatagatttgaaaagaaaaaaaaatacatgatagaTTTggattatacatatttattaaatgtaccTGGactttttaaggtattttaacaTACACTTAGACTTAACTATCAAGTAATTAATCTTTGTATTATCACATTCACTCTATTTCACTGTAGGAAGATCTACTGTGGTTTTAAAACTGCCATGTAATGAAATttcaaatgatttaataaatgatttaatggaatgcaaaaaaataagtttaatattttcatttttcaattgagCATAGACAAAGATCCAGTTATttgattccttttcttctcagtatttttaaatcaaggcACTAAAGGGGTCAAattggtcattttatttatttaaataatacttaatatataaaaatattctttatggtGATAGAAGTCTACATTTGTGATATAACCACATGCATACTTTGGATAAACAATCATTGGGGGGTCATTTAACACATTTCTGTTGATAATTGATAGACAAATGAGtttcctattgcttctgtaacaaatcAGCACAAGCataatgatttaaaacaacacacatttattgctATACAGATCTGCTGGTCAGAAGTCCGTAATGGAAACTAGTGAGCTGATTTCAAGATACTGGAAAGAGGCACTAGAAGAAAAGTTTAattccttaccttttccagcaTCTAGAGTGCCATTCCTAGCATCCCTCAATGCATAACACTTTTTTTGATTGTTAAGGTCATCAGTATAGCATATCCAAATCTTTCTGTTTCCATCATTGCATTGCCTCTGACAGACTCTCACTCTTGCTGTTTGACTCTTATAAGAAATTTGTAACATTAGCCCAACCTCATTATCCAAGCTCTCCTCATCTCcagatacttttttattttattacatttgtgaagtcccttttgccatataaaatttcactatttttaaagatttatatattttgaggattaagaattgatatatttagatgtcattattcagcctactactgtgtgttaaaagaaaatagtaaaaataaagaagagaaaaaaaaatgatgtcatgTTTACATGACATACATATACAATGATCATGTGCAGCACCAACCTCCTTACAATACAGATTATTTTAAGTGTGAACCAAACAATTGTGAATATCAAAATCTTATTGATTCAGCATGAAACCTTCtatgttatataataaataaaaaagtaatagtCCCAAATCCCTcttatgtataggaaaaaaataccatgttTTGCTTAACTCAAAACACAGAGTgtaagtaaaattagaaaatactttgaatctTTGAATCTTGAACTGAAGTATAAAGAAtcaaaggaaggagggaagatgaTGCAAGAGTAGGGGACCTgtgtttcatctggtcccttgaattcagctagatatctatcatatcattctgaacacctgtgaattcaacatgagattaaaaaaaaatgctgcaactctaaaaatagaaaagtgatcactttttgcaaggtaggaggtgcaaaGACATGAAATTAAGGGGATATATATTGGAAGATATACCACAGGGGGAGGGAGTCTCAGTAAGCTGGCTATCAGAAAGTGATATAACAGCAGAGCTCAAAATTATAACTTTTAGAAGTTTGCAGATGTgagggacatccctgcctgaaaggtgctcaggtggctaAGCAGGGCAGAACCCTAGGTGGAACAGTGTGGTATCAAGATCCCTGGGGCCATGGAAAGAACAGTCATGCCTGAACATCGCAGAGTCCCCAAGCATTGGAGTGGGAAGCTGGCTACAATTAGTGAGCCCTGGAGAGGCCTCTCAACTAGGCATTGCCATAAACCTTAAAACTGACATTATTGGGTGACCACTTTCTAAGCAGTGTCCCAGCAAGTGACAACCTATGCGAGATCCAACTCCATCATCCCTCAGGAGAAGCAGCACAAGTGCATGCTTGATTGGGCAAATGATCCCAGAGCAGGAGCCCAGCAAGAGGCAGGGATTCAGTAAGacacttctccctcccctgggacTATTGGTGCAGGTGTGCACCACAGGAGTCTGAGGAGTTTTGCACACATAAAAGGGATTGACTGCCTTTCCCTGAAAGTGCACTAAAGAGTAGGGGCTGTGATTGTTTAGCtgtggggatggagatgggggcactgccattttttacttttattcatcCTCTAAAGTGgcctgaaagccttcagggaacaaaagccacataaagCAACCCAGAGCAGCTTACACTGATCCCAGAcccctggcaagggtggtgcatctccacccaggcaaaggcacctgagaatcagtgcaacagggtCCTCCCCCAAAAAGCCAGCAGGATCTTCAGGCAAATACCAAGTTTATAGATgacttaaaactgaaaaactcctgtgctaggggaaaatagtatatagaattagAGATTTTTTAGCATGAGTCTTTggactttcatttaaaatttttatttttcctgttttctttctttttttcttttcaactagtttcttattttatcaactctttgtttttaagtcttgttttaattttcactttgacatttacattttatggatatattcttcatttttggcttcctttcactatattcaattttatttttgtatacatacATCTTTAGAAATTTgagatttagtgtcttctaacaaagaGACCAAAATATACCCAGGACCAAGAAGATCACCCTGTTTTGTTCACCTGGgagattattttctctctctctctgtctctttctttttcttctcctttttggtttctgaccttTTTGGATTTGTCTTctgtgtattttgcttgggtcttggtggatattttttattttgttcttttgttattccattcttctcttggcaaaatgactagaaggaggaattcacaacaaaagaatcAGAGATAATACTCTGCCACCAAtgtaatcaatatggatataagtaaaatgtcagagctggaattcaggataacaattataaGGTTACTagttgggcttgaaaaaagcaaaaaggacaTTAGAGTATCTTTTAGCACACagataaaatctaatcaggccgaaattaaaagtgctataaTGGACATGCTGTCTAAaatggatgctctaacagctagggtaaatgaagcagaaggGAGAGTGACTTACATAGAAGAAAAGATGATGGGAAGAAAgctgatgaaaagaaaaaacaattaagGGTCCATGAGGGAAGGCTGTGGGaaataagtgataccataaaacaaaacaatattagaattattggggttgtagagcaagaagaaagagagaggggcagaaggcatatttgagcaaatcatagctgagaactgcCTTAGTCTGGGGAAGGGAACAGcaattcaagtccaagaggcagagaggacccttcccaaaatcaataaaaatagatcaagaCCTTGAATATAATAGCAAACTTTctaaatttcagagataaagagaacatcctgaaagcagctcaagacAAGAACTCCTTAAACAACATGCATAGTAGCATTTGTCTGGCAGCAGAcccatccacagagacctggcataTCAGAAAGGGCTTGTATGATATATTCAGggcagtaaatgaaaaaaaaaaaaaacatgcagccaataATATGTTATCAAGCAAGGTTGACATTCataatggaaggagagataaagagcttccaggacaaatagaaattaaaagaatctgTGATCACTAAACTAACCCtgcaaaaatgttaaagaaaatccTGTAAACGAAAAGAGAGCTCCAAATTAACATACACTAGAATGAAACAGAGActatctacagaaacagggactttacaagTAATACAATTGGACTAAATTCGAATCTGTCGATAGTTGtttgaatgtaaatggtctaaaagCTCCAATTGAAAAACatagggtatcagattggatacaaaagcaagacccatcaatattcTGTCTACAAGAtcctcattttagacctaaagtcacTTCCAGATTGagagtgagggtgtggagaaccatttatcatgttaatggacatcaaaagaaagctggggtagcaatcctcatatcagacaaattatattttaaaccaaaagcccaagtaagggatgaagagggacactatatcataattaaatggTCTATTCAACAAGAACTAggaagtataaatatttatgttcctaacttgggagcagccaattatataaactaattaatcacaaaattaaagaaacacattgatataatacattaaaagtaggagacttcaacaccccacccacagaaatggacagatcatctaagcagaatatcatcaacaaggaaacaagggctctgaatgacacactggaccacatatagagagcatttcatcctaaagcaacagaatacacattcgtCTCAGGTGCACATAGAACACTCTCCAGAATACGTCATATcatgggtcacaaatcaggtctcaaccattaccaaaagattgggattattctctgcatattttcagaccacaatgctttgaaacatgaactcaatcacaagaagaaatttggaaggaactcaaatatgtggaggttaaagagcatcctactacaGAACGAACgggtcaacaaagaaattaaagaagattgaaaaaaaaaaaacacgaaacaaataataatgaaaacacaactgttcaaaacctttggaatgcaATAAaggcagttctaagaaggaattatatagcaatacaaacctttctcaaaaagcaaaaaagttctcaaatacacaaaaggagctaaacttacacctaaaggagctggagaaaaaaacagtaaatacgactaaacccagcagaagaagagaattaataaagattagagcacaaatcaatgaaataaaaatagaaaaacagtagaatggatcaatgaaaataaaagctggttctttgaaagaattaataagattgataaacccctggccagatataccaaaaagaaaaggaaaggacccaaattataaAATCGTGAATGGAAGTggaaagatcacaaccaacaccaaagaaatataaacaattacaagaacatattatgagcgaCTATGTGCCACCAAATTAGGCTATCTGGAAGGAATGAATGCATTCCTAGGGATATATAAACTAccgaaactgaaacaggaagaaatagaaaatctgagcagatCCATAACCAGCAATAGaagtgaatcagtaatcaaaaatctcccaacaaacaagagtccagagccagAAGCTTCCCAGTGGAATTTGACCAAACGTTTAGAGAAAACTAATACCTagtcttctgaagctgtttcaaaaaaatagaaatggaaggaaaacttccatacTCATTCTATgcgaccagcattaccttgatccccaaacaagACAAATaaccctaatgaacatggatgccaaaattctcaccaagatactggccaataggatccaacagtacattagaaggattattcaccatgaccaagtggcatTTATTCCTGGGCACAAgcctggttcaacatttgcaaaccaATCAACATGATACANAACATGATACatcacaataaaagaaaggacaggaaccatatgatcctctcaattgatccAGAAAAGGCCTTTCACAAAATGCAgcattcttgattaaaactctccacagtgtagggatagagggaacatacct comes from Ailuropoda melanoleuca isolate Jingjing unplaced genomic scaffold, ASM200744v2 unplaced-scaffold7480, whole genome shotgun sequence and encodes:
- the LOC100477090 gene encoding olfactory receptor 1020 codes for the protein MVNQSTIAQFILKGFSDIPIVNAVCTGIFLIIYTFGILGNISVITVIIKDGHLHTPMYFFLKNLSFLDVCYVSVTMPKAIVNTILGSEEISFLECVVQLYLFFTLAGTECFLLTAMAYDRCMAIYRPLLYEITTNRKLCWELVSTSWICGAFYAIFHAINTFSLPFCGPNVIDHFFCDIPTVMRLSCVDYHANEEWSFIYSSCIILGAFVLTIISYICIISTIIKIQHVQGRWKAFSTCSCHLTTIFLFYGTGSSMYLRPTSDYSPIQGRLAAMFYSVITPTLNPVIYCLRNKEIKVSLKKVFIKYREKNEKRLS